Proteins encoded by one window of Cyprinus carpio isolate SPL01 chromosome B6, ASM1834038v1, whole genome shotgun sequence:
- the LOC109052602 gene encoding syndecan-4-like — MFKVYLMLVVLSAAAAVFAESVRETETWVPLKNKSPHEDLESSGDSPNEDFEFAALNPIDDEDGFEDDEDEDDYDGSGSGFIDETIESETGINNNQIPESDGRFTPRPTVNNDILVKHNEVGRRGEPKQDDDQPGNVLMTHAGEDSFFNNTEVLAAVIAGGAVGLVFAILLIVLLVHFVLRIKKKDEGSYDLGKAPIYKKAPTTEIYA; from the exons atGTTTAAAGTTTACCTCATGCTGGTGGTTTTGTCTGCGGCTGCTGCTGTTTTCGCTGAATCG GTACGAGAAACCGAAACATGGGTACCTCTGAAAAACAAGTCGCCCCATGAGGATCTGGAGTCTTCTGGCGACTCTCCGAATGAAGACTTTGAGTTTGCTGCTTTAAACCCAATTGACGATGAGGATGGCTTTGAGGacgatgaagatgaagatgattaTGATGGCTCAGGCTCTGGGTTTATAGATGAGACCATAGAAAGCGAG aCTGGTATCAATAATAACCAGATCCCTGAATCTGATGGTCGATTTACACCGAGGCCAACTGTCAATAACGATATTCTGGTTAAACACAATGAGGTCGGCCGGCGTGGAGAACCAAAGCAAGACGATGACCAGCCCGGCAATGTGCTCATGACGCATGCTGGAGAAGACTCCTTTTTCAACAATACAGAAGTGCTTGCAG CTGTTATTGCAGGAGGAGCAGTTGGTCTGGTCTTCGCCATCCTCCTCATCGTCCTGCTGGTTCACTTCGTTCTCCGCATCAAGAAGAAAGACGAAGGAAGTTATGACCTGGGCAAGGCACCCATCTACAAGAAAGCTCCTACCACAGAAATCTACGCATGA